TTCAAAAGAGCAGGATCGTACATCTCAATGATAGATTATAATTGGATAGAAAGAGTATTTGCACTCAATTTCAGGCCATTGTTTTGGGATGCCCGGTCAACCTATGATTTTATTTTAAGTGTAGAAAACCTTTTGGTAATAGTATTGTTGCTGACATCAGTAGTTGTTTGGGTTAAAAATGCTAAACATATAAAATGGGATTTTTTTGCAAAGATTTCCATATTATTTTTCGCCATCGCTTCTCTGTTTTATATCCAGCGTTATGCGTGTCTCGGAATCTTCGTCCGAACCAAAATAATGTACTTGCCATTTTTGCTAATCGTTGCCATCAAAATAATAGTCAAAACTGCAAAAAAAAAATATTTACTAATCAAAAAAGAATAATGATAATGTCATTTTGATTAGGGATTTAAAGAATCAAACTTAATTCATATGTGATAAATATTTGGAAAAAAGTGTTATGCAATTTCCTATTTCGATTAAGGGTAACTCTTAGTGTAATTCCTTAATTATCTTTTGCAGAATTAATGTTTAATAGAATTCTAGTTGAGATTGGGTTAATTTTAATAACTTTTTATTTAATGAACCAAAGGTTTAAAATGAAAAACTTTATTACCGCGTAAAAGACAATCAAACTTTCCAAGGTTACAACTCTCAAGCCCTGCAACTCACATCTCTCAACCCCAAAGCCTTTTCCTATCTTTGTAAAAAAATTTTTAAATGGCAAAACTCTTCCGCATTACCACAGTTCCCATTTCTGTAGAAAAATTATTGGGCAATCAGCTTACTTTTATGAACCAACATTATGAGGTAACTGCTATTTCATCCGATAAAGAATATCTAGATAGAGTAGGAACCGATTTGGGAATAAGAACCCATGCCATCGGAATGACGCGTCAGATTACACCTTTTCATGATTTGAAATCTCTTTGGCAGATGTACAGGTACATCAAAAAAGAAACCCCCGAAATTGTACATACCCATACACCCAAGGCCGGATTAATTGGGATGCTGGCAGCCAGACTCGCAGGCGTTAAAATCCGTCTTCATACGGTGGCAGGCTTGCCATTAATGGAGGCAGAAGGTCTTAAACGAAAAGTGTTAAATGCAGTAGAAAAATTGACCTATGCTTGTGCAACAAAAGTTTATCCCAATTCTCAGGGATTATATGATTTTATTATAAAAGAGAAATTAGTCAAAGCAGAAAAACTGAAAGTAATAGGCAACGGAAGTACTAATGGTATTAATACTAGCTATTTTGATCCGGCTTTATATTCTCATAAATCCAAACAGGATTTGAGAAAAAACCTTGCTATAAGAGAGAATGATTTCGTCTTCGTATTTGTAGGAAGATTAGTTAAAGATAAAGGAATCAATGAGTTGGTTTCGGCCTTCAGATCCCTCCAGCCTCCAAATCCTCCAGCCTCCAAATCCTCGCATCCTATCACCCTTGAACCATCACCCCTCCGCACCCTTAAACTCCTTCTCGTAGGTCCGTTTGAACAAGAATTGGATCCTTTATCCGATGAGGTACTTCAAGAGATAGAAACAAATCCGGATATCTATTGCGTGGGCTATCAGAGTGACGTTCGGACATATTTTTCAATAGCAGATGCATTAGTTTTCCCAAGTTATCGGGAGGGGTTTCCTAATGTGGTTATGCAGGCGGGCGCAATGGGACTTCCATCTATAGTTAGTGATATCAATGGCTGTAATGAAATTATCGTAAATAAGGAAAATGGACTGATTATCTCTGTCAAGAATGAAATCGCAATTCAAAGCGCGATGAAACAGTTGTCATTAGATAATCAGATGTACAAAAGAATGAAAAATAACAGCAGGACTATGATTAAACAGCGTTATGAACAGAAAGTAATTTGGGAGTTGATTCTTAAAGAATATAAAAGTTTTCTCTAAGTTTTTTTTAGAATCATATTTTATGGAATGGAATAATTTATATAAACATATTATTTATAAATTTGCAAAAAAAAGTATGGGGAAAAATATACAAATATGGATAGCCTTGTTGCTGGTCGTTGGACTTAAGGGGCAAACAACGACTTGGAATGGGACAGCGTGGTCTGCTGGTGTTCCTAATGCGAATGTAGATGCGATAATAAATGGTAATTATAATGTCAGTGCAAATATAGCTGCGAAAAATTTTACAATTAATTTTGGACATACTTTTACAATTGCAGAGGGATTTCGCCTCTTGATTTCTGGTGATTTTGTAAATAATGGAACAATTGTTGTCAATAATGATGCAATACTGACACAACTTTCTGATACTTCGACATACTCTGGATCAGGGAATGCAATAGTTAAAAGAGAATCCAATTTAAGAAAAAATGATTATACTTTTTGGAGCTCACCAGTAAGTGGACAAAATTTATATAATTTTTCTGTAGGTACTCCAACTAATTATTTCTTCAGGTATAATGAGCCAGATGACAGATTTGTTACCTTAGGTCTTAATACAACATCGGTTTTTGAACCGGGAGTTGGTTATGCTATTAAAGGAAAAAATACATACTCTACAACAACACCTGTTAATGAAATTTTCACTTTTAATGGTATACCAAATAATGGAAATATTAGTGTTACTTTAAGACGAAGCACAGGACTGGATAAAGGTTATAATTTAGTAGGTAATCCATATCCTTCTAACATTGCCTTCAAAGTTGTTTATAATAATGCGGGTAATAAAAATTCTATTTTTAATAAACAATGGTTTTGGACTAATTTAAATGAAATTATTAGTCAGCAAGGTTCTAATTATTCTGGAAACAATTATGCCACTTTTGTCTCTGGTGTTGGAGGTGTTGGGCCAACATATATTTCTGGTAGTATTGAAGAAATTACCTTAAGACCGTTGTCTTACACAAAAAGTAGTCAAGGTTTTTTAGTACAAGCAAGACGAAATAATGCTATATTAACTTTTACAAATTCTATGAGAGTATCTACAACTACGGGTTCTATTTTTTATAATAAATCAGAAGATGATGAACCAGAAGAGGAAATACTAAATAGATATTGGTTAAAATTTATCAATCCTGACAATATTGCAAATAATATTTTAATTGCTCATATACCAGAAGCTACAAATGATTTTGATGAAGATTATGATTCATCTCTATTTACTCTTGGTAGTGATTCATTTTATTCAGTTATTGGTACTAATAAATTACAAATTCAAGCACGTGCTTTACCAATACAAGATTCTGATGTAATCATATTAGGTTATAAAAATTCGAAACAAGGAACTTGTGTAATAGCGCTTAATGATAAGGAAGGAGTTTTCAAAGATTCTTCAAAAGCAATCTACCTGAAAGACAAGTTAACGGGTACGGTAACCAATCTACAACAAGGATACTATACGTTCACAAGCGATGTAGTAACCGTAGAAAATGAAACTAGATTTGAAATTCTATATGCTAATGATGTACTTGCTGCTGGAAATGTAACTAAAGAAGATTTGCTGGTTTATAAGCAAAATGATGCATTGATGGTTAAAAATAATTTCAATATTTTTAAAGCTGAACTATATGATGCTTCAGGAAAATTGATTACTTCGCTTTCTGGAAATAACACTAAAGAAATCAAACTAAGTACAGTTGGATTCGTGAAAGGTGTTTATATGTTGAAGATTACTTCTGAAAAAGGTATTACAACTAAGAAAGTTATCTTATAACAAATCATTAAATTATAATTAAAGCCAATCTGAAAAGATTGGCTTTTTATTTTGATAAGAAAAGCTCTTTATTTTTAAATATTTTGTTTCAAGTTAATTTTCATTAATACTTCTTTTAACGATTTCTAAAGCCAATTTCTTCTAATGGCACAAGGTTTGTAAAATTTAAAAAAGATAATTATTAATGAAAAAATTTAACAATATGAAAAAATTATTATTAGGAGCATTTGTGGCCGGAGCAGGATTGTTATCAACAGCTAATGCACAAATACAGGAAGGAAACTGGATGGTTGGTAGTAGCTTAGTTACAAGTAATTTCGGATTGAATACTGGCGCGGGTTACGACTTCTCTATTCAGCCAAAAGCAGCTTATTTTATTAAGGATAATGTAGCACTTGGGGGTTATGTGAATTTAGGATTTGCAAAGCCTGGTAAAGGAGAAGCTACACAATTCAATTATGCTGTTGGCGCTTTAGGAAGATATTTCTTATCTCCAAATGAGCAAGGTGTTGACAATCTATTGAATCACGGACGTTGGTTCTTCGAAGGTAATGTAGGGATTGGAGGAACTTCTGTAGAAAACGGAATTTCGACTAATGGCCTTGATTTCGGAGTTGGACCTGGATATTCTTACTTTATTACACCAAACATAGGCGTAGAAGGATTAGTGAAATACAATGGGGTTACAGGTTTTGGTAATGAAGGCTTGACTTCCAAAATTACTTTCAATGTTGGTTTCAGTATTTATTTGCCTTCCGGTCAAGCGAAAAGAATTGCCAACGAAGCAAAATAAAAACTTATCTTTATAAAATATATCAAACCGGCTTTTGTCGGTTTTTTGTCTTAAATTAGTAGTCGTTATGGAATATTTTCACACCGTTTATGCCGTTTTACAAAGATGGTATATCAGTTTCGCAGAACTCACACCTAGGTTGATTGTCGGGATTTTAGTTTTTCTATTCTTCCTGATGACAAGTACATATCTAAGTAGATGGTCTGTGAAGTTATTTCACAAATTTTTTCCAAAAACAAAGAATGAATCTGTAGTCACTCTCATATCGGTATTCAAATTTCTGATTATTCTGATGGGAACTTTTATCGCATTAGAAATAATGGGATTCAGCGGATTTTTTATGAAATTCCTCGGAAGTTTAGGAGTAGCGGGGGTGATTGCTGGGGTTGCTTTGAAAGACTTAGTATCAAGTATTTTCTCAGGAATGTTGGTAAGTGTTGACAAAGCCTTTAAAATAGGAGATTATGTAACGATTGGAGGTAATTCAGGAACAGTTCAAGATATTGGATTATTAACAACCAAATTGATTACTGATGATGGTAAGAAAGTTTATATTCCGAATCAGGTGATTTTTAATTCGCCGTTTTTCAATATTACAGCATCGCCGCAGCGTAGAATTATTTTTAATTTAGAAATTCCTGTTGGCGAAGATATTGATAAAGCTAAAAATGTCATTTTAGAAACAATCAAAACATTAGAACACGTTGATAAAGCTGATACAACGGATGTTCTTTTAACAGATGTCAAACAAGGCGTGTTCACATTGCAGGTCAAATTCTGGCTGGAAATAGGAAGCGATTTTGGAAGGCTGAAAAGTATCGCAATTATCAAAATCAATGAAACCCTAATGAAAGAAGGAATTAATCTTGTCACGCCAACAAGCATTAATATTACCAATGTAGAACAAAATCCATCAGAGCATAAAGAATAATTATAAATCTAAATTTTACAAAAAAGAAACCCGACTCATTACTGAATCGGGTTTTCTATTTTATTTTAAAATCTCAGCTTAAGCTAAAACTTCTTTTACTTTATTTGCTGCTTCTTCCAAAGTAATTGCAGAGTGGATTGGCAATCCAGCTTCGTCAATCAGTTTTTTAGCTTCTACAGCGTTGGTTCCTTGTAATCTTACGATTAATGGAACAGGAAGGCTTCCCATAGCGTTGTAAGCATCTACAACACCTTGAGCAACTCTATCACATCTTACGATTCCTCCAAAGATGTTGATTAAGATTGCTTTTACGTTCGGATCTCTCAAGATAATTCCGAAAGCAGTCTGAACTCTTTGCGCATCAGCCGTTCCACCAACGTCCAGGAAGTTTGCTGGATTTCCGCCAGACAATTTGATGATATCCATAGTTGCCATTGCAAGACCAGCACCGTTTACCATACAAGCAACGTTTCCGTCCAACTTCACGAAGTTAAGACCAGCTTCACCAGCTTCAACATCCAATGGATCTTCTTCTCTTGTATCTCTTAACTCAGCAAGATCTTTGTGACGGAACAATGAGTTACCATCCAAAGTTACTTTAGCATCTACAGCGATAATTTTGTTGTCAGAAGTTTTCAAAACCGGGTTGATTTCGAAAAGAGAGGCATCAATTCCTACGTATGCGTTGTATAATGAAGTGATGAATTTTGTGAATTCTTTGAAAGCGTTACCTTCCAATCCAAGACCGAAAGCAATTTTTCTAGCCTGGAAACCTTGTAATCCGTAAGCTGGGTCAATTACTTCTTTGTGAATCAAATGCGGCGTTACTTCAGCAACGTGCTCGATATCCATTCCACCTTCAGTAGAATAAACGATAGTGTTTTTTCCCAAAGCTCTGTCCAAAAGGATAGAAACATAAAATTCTTTAGTTTCAGTTTCTCCAGGATAATATACATCTTCTGCTACCAATACAGAGTTTACTTTTTTACCTTCAGCAGATGTCTGAGGTGTAATCAATTGCATCCCGATAATATTGCCGGCGTTTTCCTTAAGTTTGTCCATATTCGGAGAAAACTTAACACCTCCACCTTTTCCACGTCCACCAGCGTGGATTTGAGCTTTTACAACCCAACCTTGTGCACCGGTTTCAGCAGTTAATTTTTCAGCGGCAGCAACTGCCTCATCTACGTTGTTTGCAACAAAACCACGTTGGATGTTAACCCCGTATTTTGCTAAAATCTCTTTTGATTGATACTCGTGAAGATTCATAATATATTAATGATTAATTTTTAAATTTTATAAGACGCACAAATTTAAGAAAAAGTGACGAATTACTTGATATAAATGTCTGATTGAAATCAGTTTTCAAAATAATCTGGGTGTGTCCCTCGCCAGCGCTTTTTCCAGCCGCTTGGGTCGCTACGTTCGCTGCAATTCCTCATTCCGAGGCTTGCCCAAAGCTTATTGCGGGATTTCCGCTATCATCGCTCACACATTAGAATTTCGTCTTAGCAAAATACCAAATCAGCATTCCCCAAGAGATGATCATAAACAAACCTCCAAGTGGTGTGATTGGACCAAGAAATTTCAGATTAATGCCCCAATAATCCTGAAAACTCAAGAAATAAATACTTACCGAAAACAAGAAGGCACCAGCAATCATCAAAATCGAAATCCACTTTTCAGATGAGGTTTCAAATTTCAAAATATAACCGACAATCAACAAAAAGAAAGCCGCATACATCTGATAACGAACACCCGTTTCAAAACTTTCCAGTCTTTCGATTGATAATATTTTTTTGAAGGCGTGCGCACCAAACGCGCCAAGAACTACAGATAGCAAACCGTAGATTCCGCCTATTATTAGAGTAAAGTTTTTCATTTTTTATAATTCTCCTTTTTGATTTAAAATAATAATTCTTCCAACCAGCGTAATGATTCCTAAGATGATAAAAAGCCAAGCAAATCTTTTGGAACTAGCAAAACCTTGATTTTTTGTCAACTTTAGAAATATTCCAAAAACAAGTATAAAAGCTGAAAGTGCGATTCCAAACATAATTTTATTTATTTCTCAATTTTTCCAACTCCGAAATCACCTCGTGATGACTCACCGTTTTGTCTTTGAAATAAGTCACAAAATGCTGTTTTTCTTCTTCCGTTGCACCAAACTGATTCAAGATATTGAAGAGGTGCATTTTCATATGACCTTTCTGGATTCCCGTCGTCACCAAAGAACGAAGCGCGCCAAAATTCTGCGCCAATCCGGAAACTGCCAAAATACTCATCAATTCCTGAGCAGAAGGTTTTCCAAGTAGTGCCAAAGAGAATTTTACCAACGGATGAAGATTCGTCAAACCACCAACTACACCAACCGAAATCGGCAAGTCAATCCAAAATCTGAAAATCCCGTTGTCCGTTGTGCAGTGCGTCAAAGAAGAATATTTTCCGTTTCTCGCAGCATAAGCGTGCGCACAAGCTTCCGTCGCTCGAAAATCATTTCCTGTTGCGATGACCACAGCATCAACACCATTCATAATCCCTTTGTTGTGCGTCGTTGCTCTGTAAGGTTCAATCTCCGCAATCGTCACAGCACGTTTGAATTTCCACGCAAATTCTTCGTTAGAAATTCCGCTGTCATCTTTCAAATCTTCAATTTTGCAGGAAACTTCAGCTCTTACGATGCAATCTGGCGTGTAATTGGAAAGGATATTCATCACAATCTGCAACGAATCTTTTTCTTCCTGAGTGAAACTTTCTTCGTTGGCAACTTCTTCTTTCAAAGTCTTCCCGAACTGTTCCAGACAAGAATTAATGAAATTCGCGCCCATAGAATCTACAGTGTCAAAACTCGCTTTCAATTGGAAATAATCTTCCAGTTCCAAAGTTTTATCGATGAGTTTGATGTCAAGGATTCCGCCGCCACGGTTGCGCATATTTTTGGTAATGTCTTCCGTTGCTTCCAACAATTTTTTCTTCAGTTTAAAATTGAAAAAATGCAAAAGTTTATGAGCCTCAGTTTTGAAAATAAAATGCGTGTGACCCAGCTTTTCTGTATTGATAATCGTTGTTTTGAAACCACCTTTGTCAATCCAGAATTTTGCCGCTTTACTCGCTGCTGCCACCACCGAACTTTCTTCCACTGCCATTGGAAGCGCAAATAATTTCCCGTCAATTAGGAAGTTGGGAGCGATTCCGTATGGCATATAAAAATTGGAAATCGTGTTTTCAGAAAACTCGTCGTGCATTTTTTGCAGATTAGAATCGTTGTTCCAATATTGTTGCAGAATCTGCTCATAACTTCTGTCGTTGCTTAGATATTCGCTGATTAGCCAATCGATTTTTCTTTGTTTGGAAAGTTTTGAAAATCCTTCAACAGGTTGATGGTTCATAGGGAAATTTTATGTTTGTAAAGATAAGGATTTTGAGAGATTGTGATGGGATTGGTTTTATATAATTAGCAATTTTATAAGCACGATTTCGTTTAATTTAAAAATAACTAATGAATCGATATCTCAAAATAATTAAATATACAGCTATAGGAATTTTAGGAGTATTTATAATTCTAGTTTTATCCATTTTTATTTTCTATAAATTTTTCTATTACAGTGAATTTAATTCGATAAAAAAAAATCTTCAAAAAAATGATAAAGTAGAAATCATAAAAATGTGGGGAAATGAAGATGTAACATTCGAAGATATAAATGTTGTTTTAAAAGTGAAAAATAAAGGAATTCTATCGATTTACGGGATAAGCAAAGATGTTAATCATTTCCCCGAAAGTGTTTACATAACCGAAATTGGAAAATTCTCATTTGTTAATTTTAGTTGCCAAAATTCAATGAGTTGGAACTTGAATGTTGGAACCGAATCAGATTTTGGAAAGAAAACAGGGATTGTATTTAATAATGTTGATGACGTAATTAATCACTATGATGACATTAATAAATATGTTGAATCTTTTAAAATTTTTCCTGAATATAATTATCTAAAATCAAATGGAAATCCTGAAAGCATTCTTTTTATAAATAGAGGTGATAATATGAATTATGAGAATTTAAAAAAATATTATAATTCTGAATGTATTGCCGATTTGCAAAATGAGATAAATAAAATAGGGATTACTAAACCGTGTAGGTAATAAGAGATTGAATTTAACAAAAAAAAAAATTTCTGTTAGTAACTTAATTCAAAATATCTATCAACAAATCCTTCAAATGGTTTTATTTTTGACATTCATTTAAAAGAAAATTCTTCTAAATAAAATTCCCAAAATATGAACTTCGACCGCACAAAAGAAAAACTGGAAATACTTGCAGACGCTGCTAAGTACGACGTTTCTTGCTCATCAAGTGGCGGTAAAAGAAAAAATAACGGTGGCTTGGGCGACAGTTCGGCAAGCGGAATTTGTCATACTTATACAGAAGACGGACGTTGTGTTTCGCTTCTCAAAATCCTTTTGACCAACCATTGCATTTACGATTGCATCTACTGCGTTTCCAGAAAATCGAATGACATCAAACGCGCCGCTTTCACAGTGGAAGAAGTGGTGGATTTGACCATCAGTTTTTACCGCCGAAATTACATCGAAGGTTTGTTTCTAAGTTCTGGGATTTTTAAAGATGCGGATACGACGATGGAACGCTTGGTTCGGGTTGCAAAAAAACTGAGAAATGAACATAACTTCAATGGTTATATTCACTTAAAATCAATTCCTGGAGCAAGTGATATTCTGATGCAGGAAGCGGCACTTTACGCTGACCGACTTTCCGTAAACCTCGAAATCCCAACCGAATCTGGATTGAAGCTTTTGGCTCCGGACAAAAACCGAGAAGATATGTTGCAACCAATGCGAATCGTTCAAAAAGGTATCCAGCAATATAAAGATGAAAAGAAAATCATCCGAAGCACTCCTAAATTTGCGCCAGCCGGACAATCAACTCAAATGATTGTTGGAGCAACTAATGAAAATGATTTGCAAATCATCAAGGTAGCTGACCATTTCTATAAGAATTACGGAATGAAACGCGTCTATTATTCGGGTTACATTCCTGTGACGTCGGACAATCGTTTGCCGGCAATCACGGCGGAAGTTCCTGTTTTGAGGGAAAATCGTTTGTATCAATCCGATTGGCTGATGCGTTTCTACGGTTTCAAAGCAGATGAGATTTTAGATTCCAATATGCCATTCCTGGATTTGGAAGTTGACCCGAAACTGAGTTGGGCTTTGAGAAACTTAGGCCAATTTCCAGTTAATCTTCAAACTGCAGATTATAAAATGATTCTTAGAATTCCTGGAATTGGTGTGAAAACGGCACAGAAAATTGTGAGTGCAAGACAATTTCAAGTTTTGAGTATTGACCATCTTAAGAAACTTGGTGCAGCGGTAAATCGAGCGAAATATTTCATTGATTTCACTTACGGAAATCCATTTTTGAAACACTTAACAGATTTGAATTTGAGAAAATTAATTATCGGTGGAAGTCAATCCAAATTTCAGAATCAGTTTTCCCAGCAGTTGACTTTGTTTTAATTTTCCAAATATTCTGTTGCAAATTTTATCCAATCTTCAACGCTTTCATCAAGATATATATCTGGCTGAACTCCAATATTGTCAATTGGATAATCCGGCAATCTGAAAGATTTGTAAGTAGGCATCAGTAGTTTATAATTGTCACATCCGTATTCAAAAAACATCGCATTAGCATAATCCAAAACTCCTGAAGATGGGATTCCCATAAGTTTTACTTTCTTACTTTGTTTGGCGTTGAGGAGAAAGTTTTCGGCCGCACTTCCTGTATGATTATTGGCTAAAACGACAATTTGAGAAGGACTTTTAGCGGCAGGAGAAACCGAACTGATATTGACTTTGTTCTGATTATAATTAACATATTTCCCAAGATTGGCTTTTAGCAATTTCAGTCTGCTATTGATATCGCTGATTTCGTCTTTATTCTTTATGCTGTCTTTTTGAACTCCGAGTAAATAATTTTCCATTGTTTTGATTAAAGTCGGAGAAGCCAAATATTCTGCTCCCACATTTCGCACAGGATTGGTTACCAGATATGGCAGAATTTTTTGATAAGCATTATCTGTTCCGCCACCGTTATCTCTGACATCAATGATTAGAAATTCCGAATTTTCCAATAAAGATTTATTCTTTTCAATCAGCTTTTCAATCGTATTGACAAACATATAACTGAAATACTGCATTTTGATTATGGTGGTTTTAGGAGTCAGTTTTTTGATGTAAAATCCATTGATTTCATTTATTTTGTCCTCAATTTCGTTTTCATTCAAATTTGATTGAGGAAAGGTTCTTGTAAATGCAGATTTAATATCGTTAAAATACAAAAGACTATTGTCTATCATTTTGTAAGTCCCTTTTTGGGAAGAATGGTCTTGCATATAATATTCATAAGTTCCGTCTGCGAATAATCGGAATTTTACTTCGTTTGATTTCCAGAATTTCGGATTCGCTTTTATGATAAAACCGACAGATTCTTTTTCGTTTAGCTTTTTGATTCCAATTTCATAACTATCATCTTTCCAAATCCCTTCGAAACTATTTTTCTGATTTTGAACTTCCTTCCTGAATTTTTCAACATTAATATTAAGAGGTTTCGATACATTTTTTGAGGAAACATTATTAGAAATTTGTGGTGTTGAATTTCCATTTGGAAGAACCCAAATATGTCTGTCTTTAAAAAATCCGGTGTAGCTT
The genomic region above belongs to Epilithonimonas zeae and contains:
- a CDS encoding hydroxymethylglutaryl-CoA reductase, degradative, whose product is MNHQPVEGFSKLSKQRKIDWLISEYLSNDRSYEQILQQYWNNDSNLQKMHDEFSENTISNFYMPYGIAPNFLIDGKLFALPMAVEESSVVAAASKAAKFWIDKGGFKTTIINTEKLGHTHFIFKTEAHKLLHFFNFKLKKKLLEATEDITKNMRNRGGGILDIKLIDKTLELEDYFQLKASFDTVDSMGANFINSCLEQFGKTLKEEVANEESFTQEEKDSLQIVMNILSNYTPDCIVRAEVSCKIEDLKDDSGISNEEFAWKFKRAVTIAEIEPYRATTHNKGIMNGVDAVVIATGNDFRATEACAHAYAARNGKYSSLTHCTTDNGIFRFWIDLPISVGVVGGLTNLHPLVKFSLALLGKPSAQELMSILAVSGLAQNFGALRSLVTTGIQKGHMKMHLFNILNQFGATEEEKQHFVTYFKDKTVSHHEVISELEKLRNK
- a CDS encoding S41 family peptidase, encoding MKTKVFLFLPLFLFFGFANAQTKCSCNETLQQIISKIESEYPGFDIKTKDKLLYNNIKENALKASAEAKSDDNCLEILKSYTGFFKDRHIWVLPNGNSTPQISNNVSSKNVSKPLNINVEKFRKEVQNQKNSFEGIWKDDSYEIGIKKLNEKESVGFIIKANPKFWKSNEVKFRLFADGTYEYYMQDHSSQKGTYKMIDNSLLYFNDIKSAFTRTFPQSNLNENEIEDKINEINGFYIKKLTPKTTIIKMQYFSYMFVNTIEKLIEKNKSLLENSEFLIIDVRDNGGGTDNAYQKILPYLVTNPVRNVGAEYLASPTLIKTMENYLLGVQKDSIKNKDEISDINSRLKLLKANLGKYVNYNQNKVNISSVSPAAKSPSQIVVLANNHTGSAAENFLLNAKQSKKVKLMGIPSSGVLDYANAMFFEYGCDNYKLLMPTYKSFRLPDYPIDNIGVQPDIYLDESVEDWIKFATEYLEN
- a CDS encoding putative DNA modification/repair radical SAM protein; translation: MNFDRTKEKLEILADAAKYDVSCSSSGGKRKNNGGLGDSSASGICHTYTEDGRCVSLLKILLTNHCIYDCIYCVSRKSNDIKRAAFTVEEVVDLTISFYRRNYIEGLFLSSGIFKDADTTMERLVRVAKKLRNEHNFNGYIHLKSIPGASDILMQEAALYADRLSVNLEIPTESGLKLLAPDKNREDMLQPMRIVQKGIQQYKDEKKIIRSTPKFAPAGQSTQMIVGATNENDLQIIKVADHFYKNYGMKRVYYSGYIPVTSDNRLPAITAEVPVLRENRLYQSDWLMRFYGFKADEILDSNMPFLDLEVDPKLSWALRNLGQFPVNLQTADYKMILRIPGIGVKTAQKIVSARQFQVLSIDHLKKLGAAVNRAKYFIDFTYGNPFLKHLTDLNLRKLIIGGSQSKFQNQFSQQLTLF
- a CDS encoding glycosyltransferase family 4 protein is translated as MAKLFRITTVPISVEKLLGNQLTFMNQHYEVTAISSDKEYLDRVGTDLGIRTHAIGMTRQITPFHDLKSLWQMYRYIKKETPEIVHTHTPKAGLIGMLAARLAGVKIRLHTVAGLPLMEAEGLKRKVLNAVEKLTYACATKVYPNSQGLYDFIIKEKLVKAEKLKVIGNGSTNGINTSYFDPALYSHKSKQDLRKNLAIRENDFVFVFVGRLVKDKGINELVSAFRSLQPPNPPASKSSHPITLEPSPLRTLKLLLVGPFEQELDPLSDEVLQEIETNPDIYCVGYQSDVRTYFSIADALVFPSYREGFPNVVMQAGAMGLPSIVSDINGCNEIIVNKENGLIISVKNEIAIQSAMKQLSLDNQMYKRMKNNSRTMIKQRYEQKVIWELILKEYKSFL
- the sucC gene encoding ADP-forming succinate--CoA ligase subunit beta, with the protein product MNLHEYQSKEILAKYGVNIQRGFVANNVDEAVAAAEKLTAETGAQGWVVKAQIHAGGRGKGGGVKFSPNMDKLKENAGNIIGMQLITPQTSAEGKKVNSVLVAEDVYYPGETETKEFYVSILLDRALGKNTIVYSTEGGMDIEHVAEVTPHLIHKEVIDPAYGLQGFQARKIAFGLGLEGNAFKEFTKFITSLYNAYVGIDASLFEINPVLKTSDNKIIAVDAKVTLDGNSLFRHKDLAELRDTREEDPLDVEAGEAGLNFVKLDGNVACMVNGAGLAMATMDIIKLSGGNPANFLDVGGTADAQRVQTAFGIILRDPNVKAILINIFGGIVRCDRVAQGVVDAYNAMGSLPVPLIVRLQGTNAVEAKKLIDEAGLPIHSAITLEEAANKVKEVLA
- a CDS encoding mechanosensitive ion channel family protein, which codes for MEYFHTVYAVLQRWYISFAELTPRLIVGILVFLFFLMTSTYLSRWSVKLFHKFFPKTKNESVVTLISVFKFLIILMGTFIALEIMGFSGFFMKFLGSLGVAGVIAGVALKDLVSSIFSGMLVSVDKAFKIGDYVTIGGNSGTVQDIGLLTTKLITDDGKKVYIPNQVIFNSPFFNITASPQRRIIFNLEIPVGEDIDKAKNVILETIKTLEHVDKADTTDVLLTDVKQGVFTLQVKFWLEIGSDFGRLKSIAIIKINETLMKEGINLVTPTSINITNVEQNPSEHKE
- a CDS encoding T9SS type A sorting domain-containing protein, whose amino-acid sequence is MEWNNLYKHIIYKFAKKSMGKNIQIWIALLLVVGLKGQTTTWNGTAWSAGVPNANVDAIINGNYNVSANIAAKNFTINFGHTFTIAEGFRLLISGDFVNNGTIVVNNDAILTQLSDTSTYSGSGNAIVKRESNLRKNDYTFWSSPVSGQNLYNFSVGTPTNYFFRYNEPDDRFVTLGLNTTSVFEPGVGYAIKGKNTYSTTTPVNEIFTFNGIPNNGNISVTLRRSTGLDKGYNLVGNPYPSNIAFKVVYNNAGNKNSIFNKQWFWTNLNEIISQQGSNYSGNNYATFVSGVGGVGPTYISGSIEEITLRPLSYTKSSQGFLVQARRNNAILTFTNSMRVSTTTGSIFYNKSEDDEPEEEILNRYWLKFINPDNIANNILIAHIPEATNDFDEDYDSSLFTLGSDSFYSVIGTNKLQIQARALPIQDSDVIILGYKNSKQGTCVIALNDKEGVFKDSSKAIYLKDKLTGTVTNLQQGYYTFTSDVVTVENETRFEILYANDVLAAGNVTKEDLLVYKQNDALMVKNNFNIFKAELYDASGKLITSLSGNNTKEIKLSTVGFVKGVYMLKITSEKGITTKKVIL
- a CDS encoding DUF423 domain-containing protein, which codes for MKNFTLIIGGIYGLLSVVLGAFGAHAFKKILSIERLESFETGVRYQMYAAFFLLIVGYILKFETSSEKWISILMIAGAFLFSVSIYFLSFQDYWGINLKFLGPITPLGGLFMIISWGMLIWYFAKTKF